From the Pyrenophora tritici-repentis strain M4 chromosome 5, whole genome shotgun sequence genome, the window CCCCCACACGTACGGGTCTCTCGGGAGAGACCCGGAGTCTGGCTCATCCGTGTTGCGGATGACCAGGCCCAGATGCCTTCTCCTGAGTTCCTCCGCCGCAAGGCTTTGTAGTTGGGGCGCCTTCGCCGTTCTGGCAAAACTCGCGAGCAGGCTATAGAGAAAGCAATCGCTTTGCGCAAAGCTCAGGAGAAGACGCTGCGACGGGATTCTGGGCAGCAGTTCGCCGAGGCGAAGCGGCTGGAGGCCGAGTGGTGGAAAGCGAAGAAGTTGGCGGGGGAGAAGGAATGGCAGCTGCTGAAGCCTAAGCTGCTGAAAAAGTGGACTGTGAAGCGAAGAGCGCAGGCGGGCCAGAAGACGCAACCGCAGCCCCAGTCAGATCCGGAGCAGGCAACAGAGGCCAGTGGATCGTCTGCCTTTCTGCAGGGGTTTATGGCGACGATAGGGGACATCACCAAGGGCCGGGAGACGCCTTTTCGGTAATAAGTGTCTGCAGTAGGAGTTCTGTTTTTTGTTCATGGCACAGATTTTGGTGTCTTGATAACTGGCTACTGTTGTTTGTATCTTGATAATTTTGAGCATAGGAGAAACTTGGAGGTATGTCCATCGAATGGGCTGTCTGAGTTCGATGGACATACGGACATAAAGTAGACGTGCAATTGGAATAAGAAGATCCAATACCATTTTATGCATCTAGATAAAAAGAATTGTAAACTGTATCTTTGTAGATTCGATATCGATATCACGGGCCAGTGCGCCGAACTGTAGAAGTCACCTGTGTAAACTAGGGCTAGGTAGTAGTTCTCTCATCAGAGATGACGTATGTCGTGAGGTTGAAGACTTATTGAAGAGTGGTGATGTACGGAAAGTGCTGAGTACCTACCGCAGCATGGGAGGCAAGCTTGCTTGGTCCTCAGTCGCGCGTTGGGGGTGTCTGCCTTGTGCTTCCCTTTGTGAGAATGACGTGTCCGCGCCGAAAGTTAGCATCTGCGATAATGAACTGCGCTACATTTTTGTGTAACTCTCCTGGCCATCTCCAGACATGTTGATCGCCATTGTTGGCTAACCGGCTTGCATGGTGCAGGAAATGTGGCGGTTCAGCCTCATCGCAGGCAGAACTCCAGCCTCCTATATTTCTCGCCCCCATTGCTCATCTCCGTCAACAAGCTCTCTTCGCGATGCACCGTACCAAAGATCTTCCAAGGATTGACATTTGCTGAATCAAAGACATAAACACCAAAACCTTGACGTCGCGCTTGCCGTGGTAGACTCCTACTAGCTCCACGATGACCAGCGGACGACCCCCACTCCCCACTTTCGAACACGAGCCACTTCCCGACTCGACAACATACTTCCGTCTACTACGATCACTCGCGGCAAATTCGGACAGCATGTTGAATGCGAAATATCTGCATGGCCCATCGATGACGCACCGCCATACTATGCGATATCATATACCTGGGGCGACCCCACCAACGAGACTGAGATCACGATCAACGGCAAGCTGCTGGTGGTTCGACGAAACTGCGAATATGTCCTCCAACAAGCTTTCACGGCAAAGCCCAACAAGTACTATTGGGTAGATGCTATCTGTATTGCCCAAACGACGCAAGAGAAGAATCACCAGGTTGGCATCATGGGCCAGATCTACTCAGGAGCTAATCATGTTTTCGCTTGTGTTGGGCCGCATGCAGACGACAGCGAATACCTGTTTCAAGTACTTCGAAAACACCGTTTTCTATCCAATTCTATCGCTGAATATTTCGATCGGATATATTATTGTTCTTCCGCATCATGGTTGCACAAGCGGTATTCAGTAAAAATATGGGTTGGATCACGCTGCCTCATAATTACCTCAGACTATGAGAGGTTGTACAGCTCCTTCAGGTCCTTCGTAAATCGAGCCTACTTTCAGCGAGTATGGATACTGCAAGAGCTATATTTGACCAAAAAAAGTGTCGTATAATTGTGGAGACACGGTGCAGGAAGGGAAAACTCTGGCCGTGCTCAGTTTTGTGCTAGACAGATTGAGAGGAATACGGGTTAGCTATCGAAGACTACTGAGAAAACCCAACCGCGTGTTTCTAGATATGTACTGCTTCCTTAGAAGTACACAGGAAGGGGAGCTTCCGCAGATGCGCTGCTTAAGATTTGCGTACAAAGCAGAAAGACTGTGGCATCAAGATATCATGACAGATATTGATAGATTCCAGTGTGCCGATCCGCGAGATCGCTTGTATGGTGTTTTGAACCTCATGGACTGGAAAGACGGACAAAAGCCCACACCTGATTACAACAAGGACAATTTCGAGGTTGAACTCGATGCTCTCAATGTCATCTTGGAACTAAACCCACTAGAATCTTGTTGGCCTGAGAAATTGATCGAAATTTTTCATGTTACGTTGGCAGTCGATTCTCTTCAGCACGTCATCGCAGCGCGTTCCAACCTTATCCCGAGTCTCCCTGCTTCGACCCGCAGAACTTATGCGTATCGCAGTTCAAAATTCGATTACAGGGGTAGTTTGCAGATTGACAACGTTGAAGCATCGCCAAAAAAGTATGGGTTGTGGATACATGCGCGAGGTCATTATACGACGCTCACGATAGGCCGCAAGGATAATCATTCAAGCGATCAATTATGAGCACCGTTTGATACAAGAGTGGGTGATTGGTATCTTGAAGACAATTATGAAAGAGTCAAGGGAGTCGTGACGGGGTTGATACTCAGACCATCTGAAGATGGAAAGTACACTGTGGTAGGATCAACGTACGCAAATCAGTATTTTTATTCCAAGCAGTTAGCAGGGCATCAGGAATTTCGTTTTAAGGGACATCGGGAtgtcgaggatagcctggTCGGAGGATGGTATTTACATCAACTTCATAAAAAAGATATCACAGTAGCTGAGTTTGTGAACGCATGTATTTGCGCTTGGGATGGGTCGACGTATTTTGAGCAGCGTGAACGATTATAGCGTAGCCACCTGCTGGAATGGTTAAACCGGTTTCTGAACAAGCTAGTATTTGCAATATAGATTTTTGGATTTCATCAACCTGGAGAATATTTGGCAGTCACAAGTCTGCGTCAGTACCTTGATAGCTACTTGATGCCCAGATTTTTCCCATAATATTATTTACTCAATCAAATAGCTCTATTAGGTGGCGCAGGAACGGTAAGCACTGCTTCAGAAGTTGATGATCATGAATATGGCCCCGAATACTGAAGAAGTCAACATTGGGCACTTGGATCGCAGAAAACAATCGATAGAAGGAAGGCAGAGCAACTGGGGCCTTACGTGTGGAATGCATGGCAGACAGCGACTCAATGTATAAATGTGCGGAAGAATAATGACAATTGGTGTTCATTTTGAAATACGATCGGGCAAGATAGAAACAGAATAATTACCTGAGGAGGTTCTGTAGGTCGATGGGAAGGTTCACACGATTTGACACGGAAGGACGATTTGACACATGAAgaggatgaagacgatgTAATGTAAGTTTTGTAAGTGAGTGTTGTGTTAGCTGTTAGAAAATCCGACATGTAGTATTATGTTCAAATTCCAGATGCTAGGGTTATTACCAAATGAGCGCAGGAGCTACAGAGGCTGCAGGGGTATCCGTGGATATGCTACGGGTAGACGTGATGTGTGCGCTTTGTTGTCAAATTGTGATGCTAGTAGCGCAGTCTGGACCTTCACTAAACATGCCCGATGATGAATTATGTGACAAACAAGGTAGAAAAGCAAAGTTTGGTTGAGGCCGACTAATGTGTACTAAGCATGTCTGAAGTGTACCATATTCGCGCGGTGTGAAAGTCGGAGATGCGGGACGGAAGAGGCCGGGAGGTAGCGGAGTGAGGGACATGTCACGTTTCAATGTAACAAAAGAACGAGTGGTTGTGGCGGACCTTGTTTGTTTGAGGCCCAGGGGGGCAGAACAAGCACGTGGTGGCAGGTTGACAGGCAGATCTCAGGGATAGGCGCCGCATGAGACAGTCTTTGCCACGCAACCTGTTGTTGGTGTCGCAGGCTACCGAATTCGATGACGTTTGGTGATGTTCCAAGTTTGTGTTTCAACGCTTGCGGATGAGCCGAAGCCCCACCTGAAGATGACTATGAACATCACCACAGCCGATGCGCAATGCAAGCAGGTGAAGGAGTGCTTGTAGGGGTGGTTGCAAGAGCGGTCTTATAAAAGGACCGAGCCGCATCTCCTTTTCGACATGATGAAGGCCAGGAACAGGCTAGCGCTGAAGCTAGAGATGCACCAATCTGGTGTAATGTAAGGTGTTTCAGAATGGGGCAGGGGCATGGCGTTCGGGGAAAGAGCGACCAAGGAGGACCCCCAAAATAATTCAAACTCCTGCCTGGCTCCCAGACGACATCTCATCCACGACGTGACCCCGCCCCGACGTACACGCGCATTGCTATTCACTTGTCCGTCTTGCCCGTCTCGGCCACATCACCGTGACTCGCATGTTCCCCCATAGACCCGCGCCCGACCTCCGCACCGCCGCCGGTGCCTCAGCCGCTCCTTCGTCGACAAACGACCAGATAACGCATGCGACGCCTGTAATCCTCCGCTGGACGACACGCGCGATTCTCCATCTTTATTTCATCACCGCAGCAACACGTCTCACGCTTACCGCATCCCTACGACTTGAACTGGCCATCGATTGCGCAAACCTGCTTGGCCATTGTTTGACGACCGAAGAACGACAGACGGTGAAAGTGCGGAGGGGGATGAGCTAGGATGACGCGACCTCATATAATCAGAGCAGGTACGCACATGGGCAAAAAGGCGCGATTTGGCGTGCACTGGCTAATTGGGGAGGATAGACACGATCGATCTACAGGACAAGACGTCGCCCACCGCCCAGGACCATTCTCAGCAGCCACAGCACCCGGCACCTCTTGGAATAGGCCCAGCCGCGCCTCATCAACAGGCCGCTATTCGACATGTAGAGGAAGAGCGCCATTCCGAAGAGGCGCGTCTGCACGACGCCTGGAGCGATGCTGGCACGACGCTGCAAGACGACCCCGGCTCCGATGACGAGCGCACGGTTGTGAACAATTCCAATGGTCAGAGGGGCGCCGGTCAAGATGATCAGGCTGTCAAGCTAAACGGGGGTACTTCTGGCGACAGTGACGATGCGGACATGCAGGACGCCGATGAGGAGGACATGGACGATGACATGATGGACAAAATATCGAGCTCGCCCTCGATAGACGATGGTGGGTATCCCTTACCTTCCTACCCTGCCTTCTGGCCGGCAAGACAAGAGTCCTTGACTCCGCAGTCTTCGCCGATAACAGtcgcttcttcttcttccccCTTCACGAACACACCCCTTCATTTCCCTATTTCTGTCGCATACGCTCGAAGACCACTCAGCGTCCCAGCGTGCGAGACATCCCCCTTGCCCAAGAATCGGCCAACGTCGATTCCCATCCCATTTCGATTCACGCCAGCAAAGTACATAGAGTCAACGGAGCATCATCGTGGTGAGTATACCTGGACAAGGACCACCGATGGACCGGACAACGCGAATGTGGATATCACAGTGGGTGTGAGCCCAAGGACTGCACATTTGAGGGTGGTCGAACGCCGCATACAGGCGATGAGAGAGGACTCGCAAGCGTCCATACTCTCTGAACTTGATGAGGAGCACTTGAGGAGTGTGTTGAGACCGATCAGCCGTACCTTACTGGACAAATCGGACGATCCGTTTCTGGAGCCCATCTCGAGCCCCTCTCGAAGAGCGAATGATACCTCTTCACCAAAGGCAGCATGCTtcgaagacgaagaagatggtTGGACTACCGACACTGACGCCGATTCCTGGGACGAAGACCTAGACCAAGACAACGATGATGCACCCGATGACGTTTCCTTTTCTGAAGACTCCAGATTTATCGACTCAGGTTGGGGAGGCGAATGCTTACGAGAAACAGAGGATATCGACTTCGAATTCGTCTACGCCCTACACACTTTTGTCGCGACCGTCGAGGGTCAAGCAAACGCAACAAAAGGCGACACGATGGTATTACTTGATGACAGTAACAGCTACTGGTGGCTGGTACGAGTCGTCAAGGACAATAGCATTGGTGAGTATCTGTGGTCTATTTTTGAGCCTCGCTAACCAAATTTGTAGGTTACCTGCCCGCAGAACACATCGAAACGCCCACAGAACGGCTAGCGCGTCTCAACAAGCACAGAAACATCGATCTTTCAGCGACGATGCTCGGCGATACAGCAGAGAAATCCAAGAACCCACTTAAGAAGGCTATGCGACGGAGGAATGCGAAGACAGTACAGTTCGCACCGCCTACATATGTCGAAGCTTCAGACTACGACTATTCATCGGATGAGGGTGAAGGCGAGCTTTTTGGTGGCCCGGAGCCCAAGCAACAGCAAGCAGCCGCACAAAACGACGAAGCTGCCCAGGAAGGCGACCTACAGGTACAACCGCTCAAGGTTAACGGCGGAAAGAAGGATGCCAACGGCCAAATCGATGGCGATGTACGAAGCTCAAGCGAAGACTCTGCCAAACGAGGAGAAGACCAACAAAGAGGAAGTGAAGATGCGGTTGACCGGCCATTGGATCCCAAAGTATCACGTAATGGTACGGTTCGAAACACAGACTCGTTCTTTAAGGACGAAAATACCGAAACACGCAAAATCACACTCACCCCTAATATCCTCCGCGACGACTCGAATCCAGCAGCGGGAGGCAATCGCGAGCGCGGGGCCAGTCTTGAGAGTTTGGAGAAGAATGGATTTGCAGATAAAGTCAAAGATGATAAGaggaagaaagagaagaagtCGGGAATGCTCAGTGGGCTCTTCAAGCGCAAGGACAAGAAGGGCAAGGGTGCGCAGGGTTCCATAGATGATGACATTGAGAAGCCAGATGAGGCTGATCGTAGCTCGCCACAGTCGAAACCATCGGATGAGTCCTTGGAGCGGCCATCGGCTGAGCAGACGACAACTACGGCATCGGCGCCCGCCAGGCAATCAAGTAAGGGCAAGCTGCACAAGAATCAGCGTAGCCGGGACGATTCTCCACAAAAGACCAAGGGTATCTTGAAGACCGAAAGCCCGACCGAGATGACTGCAGAGTCGGAAATTCAGCCGGATGACAACCAGCCTGCTGCCCAACAAACCACATCGTCTGTGCGTCTGGTATCACCAGAGCAGGGTGACACAGTCAAACCATCCGTAGAAGAGCAGTCGGCAGTATCTAGTCCAGCATCCAATGCTGGGGCTTCGAGGAATCCGTTTACGAACATGATGAAGCCCCAACAAGAAGGGGAAGTCAAGCGGGAAAAAGTACACAAGGCAAAGCAGCGTATGCAGCTCGATGACTTCGACTCGGATGAGAGCAGCGATCCTTTTGCGGATCCTGACGCTCAGAGTAAGCCGGCCAAGACCGAGGCATCCGAAAAACCCGGGCGCCTTTCAGAATCGCCAGTCCATGTCTCTGCAGCAGATGCGCAACCATCGCAGAAAGAGAATACAACGGATAGAGACAAAGAGTCGGACGTTCACCATGTTCCCGGTCTGTCGACCGATAGCTCCAGCCAAGAGACAAGCTCGCCAATATCAACGCCAACACCCGACGACAGCCCTATGAAAACCATCCCAGAGGACACAACAATTTCCAAATTTTACTCTGAAACCCCTTCAACTACACATACTACCATGAATCCACCCGGCCCCCCACCTTCCGGACCCGCGCCCATGCCCTCAAAGGATCGCGAACCCTCACCACCCGTCTCCTCCGAAAGTACAATGCTACCCGCATGGTCTGACGCCTCCCTTCGCGCCTACCTGGACGACGGCAGCGAAATTCGGGACATGTTGGTTGTCATCAACGATACCACCGGCGTCGTACCCGTGGGTCCCGACCACCCTTGGATGAAGGACTACCTCGCCGAGGAAACGAAAACTATGCAAGGCTTGAGCGGTGAGCTGGACCGGTTGCTCAACGGGCTAATGGAAAAATCAATGAGGAGGGCGGGGAGCGGCGCGAGTAAAGCCAGTACGCGTAGTGCGAATGGTAACTTGACCGCAGGGAGGTTTTGATAAGAGTACCGGTTGCAGTTGCGAATACGGCTTTTATACTATTGGTTGGTGGTTTCGTTCGAGCATTGCTTTTTTCCTGT encodes:
- a CDS encoding TT-ORF1 domain containing protein, coding for MANQDLSRHVQAHCAVIYSHMISLNLVQDTILVNDHELLNPSAWVKTTPPHAIEKAIALRKAQEKTLRRDSGQQFAEAKRLEAEWWKAKKLAGEKEWQLLKPKLLKKWTVKRRAQAGQKTQPQPQSDPEQATEASGSSAFLQGFMATIGDITKGRETPFR
- a CDS encoding Ehrlichia-rpt multi-domain protein; translated protein: MTRPHIIRADTIDLQDKTSPTAQDHSQQPQHPAPLGIGPAAPHQQAAIRHVEEERHSEEARLHDAWSDAGTTLQDDPGSDDERTVVNNSNGQRGAGQDDQAVKLNGGTSGDSDDADMQDADEEDMDDDMMDKISSSPSIDDGGYPLPSYPAFWPARQESLTPQSSPITVASSSSPFTNTPLHFPISVAYARRPLSVPACETSPLPKNRPTSIPIPFRFTPAKYIESTEHHRGEYTWTRTTDGPDNANVDITVGVSPRTAHLRVVERRIQAMREDSQASILSELDEEHLRSVLRPISRTLLDKSDDPFLEPISSPSRRANDTSSPKAACFEDEEDGWTTDTDADSWDEDLDQDNDDAPDDVSFSEDSRFIDSGWGGECLRETEDIDFEFVYALHTFVATVEGQANATKGDTMVLLDDSNSYWWLVRVVKDNSIGYLPAEHIETPTERLARLNKHRNIDLSATMLGDTAEKSKNPLKKAMRRRNAKTVQFAPPTYVEASDYDYSSDEGEGELFGGPEPKQQQAAAQNDEAAQEGDLQVQPLKVNGGKKDANGQIDGDVRSSSEDSAKRGEDQQRGSEDAVDRPLDPKVSRNGTVRNTDSFFKDENTETRKITLTPNILRDDSNPAAGGNRERGASLESLEKNGFADKVKDDKRKKEKKSGMLSGLFKRKDKKGKGAQGSIDDDIEKPDEADRSSPQSKPSDESLERPSAEQTTTTASAPARQSSKGKLHKNQRSRDDSPQKTKGILKTESPTEMTAESEIQPDDNQPAAQQTTSSVRLVSPEQGDTVKPSVEEQSAVSSPASNAGASRNPFTNMMKPQQEGEVKREKVHKAKQRMQLDDFDSDESSDPFADPDAQSKPAKTEASEKPGRLSESPVHVSAADAQPSQKENTTDRDKESDVHHVPGLSTDSSSQETSSPISTPTPDDSPMKTIPEDTTISKFYSETPSTTHTTMNPPGPPPSGPAPMPSKDREPSPPVSSESTMLPAWSDASLRAYLDDGSEIRDMLVVINDTTGVVPVGPDHPWMKDYLAEETKTMQGLSGELDRLLNGLMEKSMRRAGSGASKASTRSANGNLTAGRF